From a single Gimesia fumaroli genomic region:
- a CDS encoding MoaD/ThiS family protein: protein MTVQQIQIKLFARAKELAESELISVSVEQETTVAELRLAIAKQFPQLQPLTSQLLIAVDNAYAGEDQILQTQQEIACFPPVSGG from the coding sequence ATGACCGTTCAACAGATTCAGATCAAATTATTCGCCCGCGCCAAAGAACTGGCTGAGAGCGAACTGATCTCGGTTTCCGTTGAACAGGAAACCACGGTCGCAGAGTTACGACTCGCGATCGCAAAACAATTTCCACAGTTACAACCTTTAACCAGTCAGTTATTGATCGCCGTTGATAATGCCTATGCAGGAGAAGACCAGATTCTGCAGACGCAACAGGAGATCGCCTGTTTCCCCCCGGTCAGCGGCGGTTAA
- a CDS encoding anaerobic glycerol-3-phosphate dehydrogenase subunit C yields the protein MDRQQQRIAEDLSSLIAGDVRCDPVALSIYASDASLYQVPPLCIAYPRERNDLIVIARYATEMNVPLIPRGAGTGLVGDAIGSGIVVDCSRYLTNFELLEDNQVRVQPGVVHARLNRYLKSRGLYFPPDPSNTEVTTLGSMLAIDAAGSRAIRVGSTRDHVNQIEIVMSDGTCFEAGNESLSILSQPLPSGPVSSLLGESSSDTHNDQVKRTVLSKLSKLLSDHEQLIQEKQQSRIPNCSGYFLKGIKSRHHLNLARLLVGSEGTLALFSSAVLHVSPLPAHRGVVLLLFGDLASAIKAVQTIIHEQPSACDLLDRRLLSLAREADPRFASLISPAAEAAILVEQVGFSDSQVQKRLHNVTLAVKNINSRVVIAMESHQAEEVEFLWSLPQKVVPSLSRLPGESRPQPFVEDIAIPPECLYEFSQKAQKVFQRHQVTATLYAHAASGQMHLRPFLPALTDQNAPILESIARDLYQTVFSVNGTISGEHGDGLARTAFIRSQYGDLYRVFRQVKDIFDPHNLLNPGKIINDDPHVTIRHLRPVPEQFPELIDLQLNWTPQELQTEAARCNGCGSCRRQDPGSRMCPVFRIEPNEEASPRAKANLFRGLLSGAIHPNELSSEETKKLADTCFNCKQCQLDCPSTVNIPQMAIEAKAAYVSANGLDHTDWILSRAHSFGALGSTLSMAANWAINNSTARWVMEKMMGIHRNRKLPLFSRRSFLRSVPRRLMKRPRPGSDPNLVIVFVDYYANYHDPELAHALLAILEHNQIPVYVPPNQLASGMAMVSAGDLIAARSVAEENLKILSEFAREGHQIICLEPAAAICLKQEYPMLVKGENSEVVSAQVREAGEFLWQRHESKKLRTDFMPLDLELDYHTPCHIKALSSRSALKELLALIPELRVNTIEKGCSGMAGTYGLARETFETSKQIGRELIDHMKSTRVRAGTTECSSCKMQMEQETRIPTVHPIKLLALSYGIMPELERSLQPQKKKLVVS from the coding sequence TTGGACCGTCAACAGCAAAGAATCGCAGAAGATCTTTCGAGTCTGATTGCAGGTGATGTGCGATGCGATCCAGTGGCGCTGTCAATTTATGCCAGCGATGCCAGTCTGTATCAGGTTCCGCCTTTATGCATCGCATATCCCCGCGAACGGAACGATTTAATCGTGATCGCCCGATACGCGACGGAAATGAATGTGCCCCTTATTCCCCGCGGCGCGGGCACCGGCCTGGTAGGCGATGCCATCGGCAGTGGAATTGTTGTTGATTGTTCGCGGTATCTGACCAACTTCGAGTTGCTGGAAGACAATCAGGTGCGGGTTCAACCCGGAGTGGTACATGCCCGGCTCAATCGTTACCTGAAATCTCGCGGCCTCTACTTTCCTCCGGATCCATCAAATACGGAAGTCACCACGCTCGGCAGCATGCTCGCCATTGATGCGGCTGGCTCACGCGCCATTCGTGTCGGCTCGACGCGCGATCATGTGAACCAGATCGAAATCGTGATGTCAGATGGAACCTGTTTTGAAGCAGGAAACGAAAGTCTTTCGATACTCAGTCAACCGTTGCCCTCAGGTCCGGTCTCTTCGCTCTTAGGCGAATCATCTTCTGATACACACAACGATCAGGTCAAGCGGACTGTACTCAGCAAGCTTTCCAAACTGCTCTCCGATCACGAGCAATTGATTCAGGAAAAACAGCAGTCTCGTATCCCCAATTGCAGTGGGTACTTTTTGAAAGGCATCAAGTCGCGACACCATTTGAATCTGGCACGCTTGCTCGTCGGCTCTGAAGGCACGCTCGCACTGTTTTCCTCAGCCGTCCTGCACGTCTCTCCATTACCCGCCCATCGTGGAGTCGTGCTACTGCTGTTTGGAGACCTGGCCTCGGCGATAAAAGCCGTCCAGACAATTATTCACGAACAGCCTTCCGCCTGTGATTTGCTCGATCGTCGCCTGTTGTCTCTCGCAAGGGAAGCGGATCCTCGCTTTGCCTCTCTGATCTCACCCGCAGCGGAAGCAGCGATCCTGGTTGAGCAGGTTGGCTTCAGCGATTCCCAGGTACAGAAACGATTACACAATGTCACCCTGGCCGTAAAAAACATCAATTCCCGCGTGGTGATAGCAATGGAATCGCATCAGGCGGAAGAAGTCGAATTCCTCTGGTCGCTGCCACAAAAAGTGGTCCCTTCCCTGAGCCGCTTGCCCGGTGAATCTCGGCCACAACCATTTGTGGAAGATATCGCCATCCCTCCGGAATGCTTGTATGAATTTTCTCAGAAGGCCCAGAAAGTATTTCAACGGCATCAGGTCACCGCGACCCTCTATGCGCACGCAGCATCAGGCCAAATGCACTTGCGACCTTTTCTGCCTGCGTTGACGGATCAGAATGCCCCCATTCTGGAGAGCATCGCCCGCGATTTATATCAGACGGTGTTTTCCGTTAACGGCACCATCAGCGGAGAACATGGAGACGGTCTGGCCCGAACCGCATTCATTCGTTCGCAATACGGCGATCTGTATCGCGTGTTCCGCCAGGTCAAAGATATCTTCGACCCGCATAATCTGTTGAATCCCGGAAAGATTATCAACGACGACCCCCACGTTACGATTCGGCACCTCAGACCGGTACCCGAACAATTTCCTGAACTGATCGACCTGCAATTAAACTGGACACCCCAAGAGCTGCAAACTGAAGCCGCCCGCTGTAATGGCTGTGGCTCCTGTCGCCGGCAAGACCCCGGTTCGCGGATGTGCCCCGTATTCCGGATTGAACCGAACGAAGAAGCAAGCCCCCGCGCGAAAGCAAACCTGTTTCGCGGCCTGCTCTCCGGTGCGATTCATCCCAATGAGTTGTCCTCCGAAGAAACCAAAAAACTGGCCGACACCTGCTTCAACTGCAAACAATGCCAACTGGACTGTCCTTCGACTGTCAACATTCCTCAGATGGCGATTGAAGCCAAAGCCGCGTATGTTTCTGCCAACGGGCTGGATCATACCGACTGGATTTTATCCCGCGCGCATTCGTTTGGAGCATTGGGAAGCACGCTCTCTATGGCAGCAAACTGGGCCATCAATAATTCCACCGCGCGCTGGGTCATGGAAAAAATGATGGGCATCCATCGCAATCGAAAACTGCCCCTGTTTTCGCGGCGCTCCTTTTTACGATCCGTCCCCAGAAGACTCATGAAACGACCTCGCCCCGGCAGTGATCCGAATCTCGTCATCGTTTTTGTTGACTATTACGCCAATTATCACGACCCGGAATTAGCACATGCACTTCTAGCCATTCTAGAACACAATCAGATCCCCGTGTATGTCCCCCCGAATCAACTGGCGTCCGGCATGGCGATGGTTTCAGCCGGCGATTTGATCGCGGCGCGGAGTGTCGCGGAAGAGAACCTGAAGATTCTCAGCGAATTTGCCAGAGAAGGGCACCAGATCATCTGCCTTGAACCGGCTGCCGCCATCTGTCTGAAGCAGGAATATCCCATGCTGGTTAAGGGGGAAAACAGCGAAGTCGTTTCAGCGCAAGTCAGAGAAGCAGGAGAATTCCTGTGGCAGAGACATGAATCAAAGAAATTGCGCACCGATTTTATGCCCCTGGACCTGGAGTTGGACTACCATACACCTTGCCATATCAAGGCTTTATCGTCCCGTTCCGCCCTAAAGGAGCTTCTCGCTTTGATTCCTGAGCTGCGGGTGAATACAATTGAAAAAGGTTGCTCAGGCATGGCCGGAACATACGGACTCGCCAGGGAAACCTTTGAAACCTCGAAACAGATCGGTCGGGAGCTGATCGATCATATGAAATCCACACGCGTGCGTGCGGGGACGACGGAGTGCAGCAGTTGCAAAATGCAAATGGAGCAGGAAACCCGGATTCCGACCGTTCACCCAATCAAACTCCTGGCACTTTCCTATGGAATCATGCCGGAGCTGGAACGGTCACTGCAGCCCCAAAAGAAAAAACTGGTAGTCTCATGA
- a CDS encoding alpha/beta hydrolase family protein: MWKKWFLSILVLGLCCANGENLMAAEKVKETKPPQVKQTPLMPIEVKSTLDGSLQPSLIWAPQTAKTTPTPLFIFLHSWSGNYKQNNAKWLKEAQKRGWIYLHPNFRGVNQQPEACGSKLARQDILDVIDYVIKHYDVDQSRIYLAGSSGGGHMTMLMAGHHPDRFSAASAWVGISDLAAWYHFHVKDGKPQNYARMILKSLQEKPGVSAKVDAEYRDRSPLFWIANATDLPLDLNAGVTDGQTGSVPFAHTLRAFNALAEKNQTTPVTKAEMQQLWDHGKLKTPQSTDEVTDETYGRDIHLRRNSGKARVTIFEGGHEGLPEPACEWLSKQTRDTSGFGKSATGQP; this comes from the coding sequence ATGTGGAAGAAATGGTTTTTGAGCATCTTGGTGCTGGGCCTGTGTTGTGCCAACGGGGAAAATCTGATGGCTGCAGAAAAAGTGAAAGAAACAAAACCACCGCAGGTAAAACAGACTCCGCTGATGCCGATCGAAGTCAAAAGCACGCTCGATGGTAGTCTGCAGCCTTCCCTGATCTGGGCTCCGCAAACGGCAAAAACGACTCCCACGCCATTGTTTATCTTTCTGCATTCCTGGAGTGGAAACTATAAACAAAACAACGCCAAGTGGCTAAAGGAAGCACAAAAACGGGGCTGGATTTATCTGCACCCGAATTTTCGCGGAGTGAATCAACAGCCCGAAGCCTGTGGTTCAAAATTGGCTCGTCAGGATATTCTGGATGTGATTGACTATGTCATCAAACATTATGACGTCGATCAAAGCCGCATCTATCTCGCAGGATCATCGGGCGGCGGACACATGACGATGCTGATGGCCGGGCATCATCCGGATCGTTTTTCCGCAGCATCCGCCTGGGTCGGCATCAGTGATCTGGCAGCCTGGTACCATTTCCACGTGAAAGACGGCAAACCCCAGAACTATGCCCGCATGATTCTTAAATCGCTCCAGGAAAAGCCAGGAGTCTCAGCGAAAGTCGATGCAGAATACCGCGATCGGTCTCCCCTGTTTTGGATTGCAAATGCGACTGACCTGCCGCTCGACCTCAACGCGGGTGTGACCGACGGACAAACCGGATCCGTTCCGTTTGCACACACGTTACGAGCCTTCAACGCACTGGCAGAAAAGAACCAGACGACTCCGGTTACAAAAGCAGAAATGCAACAATTATGGGATCACGGCAAACTGAAAACACCACAGTCAACAGATGAGGTCACCGATGAAACCTACGGCCGCGACATTCATTTAAGACGCAATTCCGGGAAGGCACGGGTGACCATCTTTGAAGGGGGGCATGAAGGCTTGCCTGAACCCGCCTGTGAATGGCTGTCGAAACAGACGCGCGATACGTCCGGTTTCGGAAAATCAGCAACAGGACAACCATAG
- a CDS encoding molybdenum cofactor biosynthesis protein MoaE, with protein sequence MNSDHIAITDQPIEYTALTERVRSNQCGAVVLFMGTVREMTAGRQTVALDYEAYPEMAQQTMQQLTLEARDQWAIQTVAIEHRVGRLELGEISVAIAVSSPHRNEAFEAGRFLIDRLKEIVPIWKKENWSDGTTEWEHPEIEAE encoded by the coding sequence ATGAACTCAGACCATATTGCAATTACCGATCAGCCCATCGAATACACAGCGCTCACTGAGCGGGTGCGTTCGAATCAATGTGGTGCCGTGGTCCTGTTTATGGGAACGGTCCGCGAAATGACCGCCGGTCGCCAGACGGTTGCGTTAGACTACGAAGCCTATCCTGAAATGGCACAACAGACGATGCAGCAATTGACGCTGGAAGCGCGCGATCAATGGGCCATTCAGACTGTGGCGATTGAGCACCGCGTCGGGCGTCTGGAACTAGGAGAAATCAGCGTGGCCATCGCCGTCAGTTCGCCGCACCGAAATGAAGCATTTGAAGCAGGACGGTTTCTGATTGATCGTTTAAAAGAAATTGTCCCCATCTGGAAAAAAGAAAACTGGTCCGATGGAACAACAGAGTGGGAACATCCGGAAATCGAAGCAGAATAA
- the moaA gene encoding GTP 3',8-cyclase MoaA, with protein MENQNQLIDSFGRVHNNLRISVTDRCNIRCFYCMPSEDVQFVHRSKIMSFEEIVRFVRLVVPLGVNKIRLTGGEPLVRKDVPELVKMLAAIPGIKDIGITTNGILLPQYAQQLYDAGLRRINISLDALNAEKFKEITRRDDYEKVREGIKSAHAAGFDPVKINAVSIRNLTEEEIIPFGRLARETGAEIRFIEFMPLDADNQWEREKVLFAHEIQEIISQGIMPLVPEEQHDKNAPATNFVFEDGIGRIGFISSISAPFCMSCNRFRLTADGKLRNCLFSLDETNIRELFHTNAPDEQILEAVRNSIAAKKEGHEINTARFIQPDRPMYSIGG; from the coding sequence ATGGAAAACCAGAATCAACTAATCGATTCATTCGGACGCGTGCATAATAACCTGAGAATCAGCGTCACCGATCGGTGTAATATTCGCTGCTTCTATTGCATGCCTTCCGAAGACGTGCAGTTTGTGCATCGCAGCAAAATCATGTCGTTCGAAGAGATCGTCCGCTTTGTCCGTCTGGTCGTCCCTCTGGGCGTCAACAAAATCCGGTTGACCGGCGGCGAGCCACTCGTCAGGAAAGATGTTCCCGAACTGGTAAAAATGCTGGCCGCAATTCCCGGGATCAAGGATATCGGCATCACCACCAACGGCATTCTACTGCCGCAATACGCACAACAACTGTACGATGCCGGCCTGCGACGCATTAATATCAGCCTGGATGCATTGAACGCAGAGAAATTTAAAGAGATCACTCGCCGCGATGATTATGAAAAAGTGAGGGAAGGAATTAAATCAGCCCACGCCGCCGGCTTTGATCCGGTGAAAATCAACGCGGTTTCCATTCGAAACCTGACCGAAGAGGAAATCATTCCCTTCGGGCGACTGGCACGCGAAACGGGTGCCGAAATTCGATTCATCGAATTCATGCCCCTCGATGCAGATAATCAGTGGGAACGCGAAAAAGTATTGTTCGCCCACGAGATTCAGGAAATCATCTCGCAGGGGATAATGCCTCTCGTACCAGAGGAACAGCATGACAAGAATGCGCCGGCGACCAATTTTGTCTTCGAAGATGGCATCGGTCGGATTGGCTTCATTTCCTCAATCAGTGCCCCCTTCTGCATGAGTTGCAACCGGTTTCGCTTGACCGCCGACGGCAAACTACGCAACTGCTTATTCAGTCTGGATGAGACAAATATTCGCGAACTCTTCCATACCAATGCCCCCGATGAACAGATTTTGGAAGCGGTGCGCAACAGCATCGCTGCCAAAAAAGAGGGCCACGAAATCAATACCGCGCGTTTCATTCAGCCGGATCGCCCGATGTACTCAATTGGCGGCTGA
- a CDS encoding aminotransferase class V-fold PLP-dependent enzyme has translation MNEQPLIYLDNAATSFPKPESVYTAIDHYNRHVGAPIGRGAYRKSIELQSSIDQCRNLAATLLGAGRPEEIAFTFNGTDSLNTIIHGVLKPGDHVVTSDVEHNSVLRPLQTLKERWGLETTYIPANESGVVDPAAFRDAIREKTRLIILNHASNVTGSIQPVNEVGEIARNAGVLFLVDAAQTAGHLPINVSQMPVDFLACPGHKGLLGPLGTGLIYLRAELADQVASFRQGGTGTRSEEETQPETLPDKFESGNHNAPGLVGLRASLEYVRDQGIAQLRQHEQQLTAHLIEGLQGLSGFELPGPSQQEGRVGVISLVNQMVEPQVLASILDENFGIQTRAGLHCAPRIHRAIQSRDAGGTLRLSPGPFTTMAQIETTISAMHELADSFRF, from the coding sequence ATGAATGAGCAGCCTTTGATTTATCTGGATAACGCAGCCACCAGTTTTCCGAAACCAGAGTCCGTCTATACTGCCATCGATCATTACAATCGGCACGTGGGCGCGCCCATCGGCCGTGGTGCCTATCGCAAGTCCATCGAGTTGCAATCATCCATTGATCAGTGCCGCAATCTGGCAGCCACACTCCTGGGAGCAGGCCGACCGGAAGAAATTGCCTTTACCTTTAACGGAACGGATAGCCTGAATACAATCATTCATGGCGTGTTGAAACCCGGCGATCATGTGGTGACCTCAGACGTGGAACATAATTCCGTTCTCAGACCGCTGCAGACACTCAAGGAACGCTGGGGACTGGAAACAACGTATATCCCCGCTAACGAATCGGGAGTCGTAGATCCCGCCGCATTTCGTGATGCGATTCGAGAGAAGACGCGGTTGATCATTCTCAATCATGCGTCCAATGTCACAGGCAGTATTCAACCGGTGAACGAAGTCGGCGAGATCGCGCGAAACGCAGGCGTGTTATTTCTCGTCGACGCAGCACAGACCGCCGGTCATCTACCAATCAATGTGTCGCAGATGCCCGTTGATTTTCTGGCCTGTCCCGGCCACAAAGGATTACTCGGTCCTTTAGGCACAGGATTGATTTATCTTCGCGCGGAACTGGCAGATCAGGTAGCCAGCTTCAGACAAGGGGGGACCGGAACCCGCAGTGAGGAAGAGACACAGCCCGAGACGCTGCCGGACAAGTTTGAATCAGGAAATCATAATGCCCCCGGCCTGGTCGGTTTGCGTGCATCACTGGAATATGTACGGGACCAGGGCATCGCACAACTCCGCCAGCACGAGCAGCAGTTAACGGCACATCTGATCGAAGGCTTGCAAGGACTGTCCGGCTTTGAACTGCCCGGCCCTTCCCAACAGGAAGGGCGTGTTGGCGTGATCAGTCTGGTGAATCAAATGGTGGAACCCCAGGTACTTGCGTCAATACTGGACGAAAACTTTGGCATTCAAACCAGAGCGGGCTTACATTGTGCTCCACGCATTCATCGCGCAATTCAATCACGGGATGCCGGGGGAACATTACGGCTCAGCCCCGGACCTTTTACAACTATGGCACAAATTGAAACCACTATTTCCGCCATGCATGAATTGGCGGATTCGTTTCGTTTTTGA
- the mazG gene encoding nucleoside triphosphate pyrophosphohydrolase — translation MTNSDHPSEPADSHLNVPPAPGTPPDYSVLTPSVKKLCDVIARLRSPEGCPWDREQTLESIKPYTLEETYELLEAIDSGDDQHIIEELGDLLLQIVLDSQIAADEGRFDLTHVVDRLTQKMIERHPHVFGDVNAETPAEVRKNWDQIKEQEKQRRSIFDGLPAALPALARASRVAEKAAKVGYDFPHRDMLFDKLREEIQELADEIYPGGKIPDTRATVDADVIADTELDDPELRLRVEGELGDILFVVANIARRWKINPEEALRKSNRKFQQRVEKIERELEQSGRSIQEASLQEMEEIYQSVKRQEKQNS, via the coding sequence ATGACAAATTCCGATCATCCCTCAGAGCCCGCTGACTCACACCTGAATGTCCCGCCGGCACCGGGGACTCCCCCTGATTATAGCGTCTTAACTCCCTCTGTTAAAAAGCTTTGTGATGTAATCGCCCGCCTGCGTTCTCCTGAAGGCTGCCCCTGGGATCGGGAACAGACACTGGAATCCATCAAGCCGTATACCCTGGAAGAGACCTACGAATTGCTGGAAGCCATCGATTCCGGCGATGATCAGCATATTATCGAAGAGCTGGGCGACTTACTGCTGCAGATTGTACTCGATTCTCAAATCGCCGCCGATGAAGGCCGCTTCGATTTAACGCACGTTGTTGATCGTCTGACCCAAAAAATGATTGAACGGCATCCGCATGTGTTTGGCGATGTCAACGCAGAAACTCCCGCCGAGGTGCGCAAGAACTGGGACCAGATCAAGGAGCAGGAAAAGCAAAGACGTTCCATCTTTGATGGACTACCTGCCGCATTGCCTGCTCTGGCCCGTGCATCGCGCGTAGCCGAGAAAGCGGCCAAGGTAGGTTATGATTTTCCGCATCGTGATATGCTGTTTGATAAGTTGCGTGAAGAGATTCAAGAGCTGGCGGACGAAATTTATCCCGGAGGCAAGATCCCCGATACGCGGGCCACGGTGGATGCCGATGTGATTGCGGATACGGAACTCGACGACCCGGAACTGAGATTGCGCGTCGAAGGTGAACTGGGTGACATCCTGTTTGTGGTGGCCAACATTGCCCGTCGCTGGAAGATCAATCCGGAAGAAGCACTGCGGAAAAGTAATCGCAAGTTTCAACAACGGGTGGAGAAGATCGAACGGGAACTGGAGCAGTCGGGACGCTCAATCCAGGAAGCTTCCTTACAGGAAATGGAAGAGATCTATCAATCGGTCAAGCGTCAGGAAAAGCAGAATTCTTAG